The sequence below is a genomic window from candidate division KSB1 bacterium.
AGAAACTTGTCGTGTACGTAGCGCTTGTCCAGAGGGTTCTTGAATACATACCAGCCATGGTCATGGTAGACACCGGACAACTTGAGTTCGTAGAAGAGACGCGGCGAGAGCATGTGGTTCAGCTGGAGGGCCCCCATGTGCGCGTCGCGGTGGGTGGCCGCCATGCCGTCCGGGTTGTACTTGAAGGCATGGTTGTAGTCGTGCCACTCGTCACGATTGAGGGTGTAGAGCAGACCCACTTTCAGGTTCGCCGATGGGCGCCAGGACAGCTTGCCCATAAGGGAGAGGTTCTTGCTCCGATTCATGGGTACATACGCGCTGTCGCCGGTATGCTCAGAGTACCACAGGGCCGGGTTGTCCGACTCAAAATTACTGTAGTCGGATGGACGGAAGCGGCGGACGCCATTGAGGTGATTCTTGTTGTCTTGGTAACGAAAGTCAGCAAGGAAGGTCAAGCGGTCGCTGAACACGGGACCGCTCAGTTGCGCCTTGTAGTCCTGGTTGCGCGTCAGCTCCTCATCACGAAGGCCGATGAAGATATCTTTGTGCGAGGTGAGGTAGTTGGCCAAATCCGCCGAGAGGGCGCCATGCAACTCGCTCCCACCGTCCTTGGTCACGGCATTGACCACGCCACTCATTGCCCTGCCGTACTCGGCGTTGAAGGTGCCGGTGATGACCTCAAGGTCGGCAATAGCCGTGGGCTCCAGGTCCACGTGGCGGCCTGAACCACCGAATGACTCGGTGACTTTCATCCCGTCCACAAGGTAGGCCACCTCGGTGAGGCGCCCGCCGCGAAAATGGCCCTCCACTACCCCCGCTTGCAATCCAATGACCGCGCCCACGTTTTCCACCGGCAGGATGTCCATGAGCTCGGAAGACACATTGCGAATGGAGCTGGTCTGGTCCTTCTTGATGACCACCCGCTCCGCCTGCACCACGACCTCTTTTCCCTCAAGCACGGTGGGACTGAGCCTTATCGCCACCTCTTCCGTGCGATTGACCGAGACGTGGACATTCTGCAGGCGGACGGCTTCGTAGCCAATCATCATGGCCCGCAGGGTGTAGGTGCCGGGCGGCATGTTGAGGATAAAGAACTGCCCGTTTTCATCGGTCGCCGCCCCTCGGGCGGTGCCTTCCACCACTACGTTGACCCCTGGTAGCGGGACGCCGGTGGTGGCATCGACGACCTTGCCGACAATTTTGCCGGTAGTCTGAGCCCCTAATGGCGGTGAAAGGGCCACTGCCACCATGACGGCAAGCAACGCAACATATACACGGCGCATGGCTTGTTCCTTGCTTGTTACATTCTGCTTGACCCCGCGCAATCGTCCAGTGCAGGGGTTCCTCTGAGCATCCGGTGCAGCCCCCAGCCTGGTCAACCCCGTCGCTGGGCGACGGGGTTGACCATTGTGGCTGAGCTGGAGGAGGCTGCACCTCAACGCATCAGCACCATCTTCTTTGCCTGCACAAAGTCACCAGCCTGCAAGCGGTAGATGTACACACCGGAGGCCAATCCTTCGGCGTTCACCCGGACCGTGTGGGTCCCTTCCGCCATTTGCTCCTCCACAACAGTCCTCACTTTCTGCCCGAGCGGGTTGTAGAGCTCGAGCTTCACCAGGCCAGGCTTCTGGAGCGTGAAGGTGATGGCCGTCGAGGGGTTGAACGGGTTCGGGTAGTTCTGGTGCAGTTCATAGGCCACTACCGTTGGCGCTTTTGGCTCCGGGGCAACCTCGGTGCGGACGAACATCGTGTCGCCTATCCAGGTGTAGGTCCACTCCTGGGGGTTCTGCCACTGGTGATCGGTGCTCACTGGCGACAGGCCAAGGTTGCCCTGCCAGGTGCCGCCATCGTTGTCGTGGAAGTACAGGTCAATGGGTATGCGCATGCCACGCACCGGGTGGAAGCGCACATCGTTTTGCACTGGCAGCGCGTCCAGCGGGATCTTGGCCTCAATGACATAGTCCCTGCCGCCCAGGTCCGAGAAGTAGTAGTTCTCGTGCTCCGGGGTGTAAAGGGTGCCGCCGCCCGAGTAGTCCAAGTGGAGCCGATCCTGGACAAAGTAGATGATGTAGTCCGGCTCGGCGCCGCGCTTGATGGCGCTATGCGCGAGCCCGCGCTGGTCGTAGAGGCCGATGAAGAGCTGGAAGGCATCCTGATCCCACCAGTTCCCCGGGCCATAGAAGTAGGAATCGTCCACTACGTCGGCAGCCACGTACAGAAAACTGTCGTCGACGGCGATGTACACGGTACCAGTCAGGTCGGCGGCGTTCTTCACGTCACCCACAGGCACGTGGTGCGTCTCCGGCGTGATGACAAACGGCATGATGCCGCTGGCATCCCACTCGCCCAGATCGCCGTCTGCCGCAAAATTGGCCGGCGGCTGCAGCGAAATGGTAGCAATGCCCTGGGCGGTGTTGGTCGCCGGACCAGATAGCCCTAAGGCGCTCACGTTGCCCGCCGCGTCCTTGCACTCCACAGCGTAATAGTAAGTGAGCTCCTTGTCCACCAGCGGGTGGTAGAGCCAATGCGTCACCGCCTGCGTGTTCTCCGGCACTTTCGTTGCCACCACGTCCACGCCTGTGAGGTTGCCTGGGACTATCGGCTGCAGGCTGGCGTAGACGGTGTAGGTCTCGTCCTTTTCGCCTGGGACATCCTGCCACACCACCAGGTTGTAGTAGGTACCGGCCACACCGCGCACGTTGGTCGGCGCCGCAGGAGCGGTGATGTCAATGGCGGGGTGACCGGTCCAGATGTCGTCCAGGTAGACCTCCTTGCCCAGGCCGCTAGCCTGCTTAATGTTGATCTTGAGTCCGGCCACCTTGGTGCAATCCATCTCGCCCCCCTGCCACTGGTTGATGGAGGGATTCCAGCCACCGGCGAACCGGTTAAAGTCCTTGAGCGCAATCTTGACCTGCTTCCAGGTGCCGTCGTAGCCCACCGCCGCTTCTTCCAGCAGATAGATGGCGTTGTACTCGATGTCGGGCTCCACGCCCCAACCGTCTTCATCCGGATCGAACAACACCACCTCCAGCTGCCCGAGACCGGCGTTGGCCTTGATCTTGAACTGCAGGGAGTCAGTCCTCCACGAAGCCTGGAGGTTCTTCGGGGAGCTCAGGAACAGGCCCATGCCGTCGCCGATGGCCCAGTCGGCAGTTGGGGTACGCCATAGGATGGAGCGCGTGCCTGGGGTGGAGGCTTCCACATCGGTGACCTCTGCGGAACCAGTACCGCTCCAGCCACCCCAGAGCGTCACATTGCTGGGCACATCGCGTCCATTGAAGAAGATGATCTCCACGCGTGTGGGCGAAAAGAGGGCCAGATGGTCCAGCACCACCGTTCCCGTGCACACGTCCCCTGCGCCGCTGCCGCTGATGGAAAACTCGAAGGAAAAGCCCTTGATCTTATCCAAGTCCAAGATGTCATTGCCCTGGATGCCAGCCCACCCGGTGCGGTTGAAGGCGCCTCCACCCCACTCATCCAGGTTGGGGTCGAACCTCCCATCCAGCAGGGGCATGGCGATGCGGTGCCAACCCGGGGCGTTGTCCAGGACGTAGTGGAAGGAGTAGTAGTACTCCGACTCCATCACGTTGTACGTCTTGACCCCATTGGGGGAATCGCTCACGTCGTGGAGGTTGAAACGGAGGTGAACCCGTCCTGGCAGGGACTGGGGCACCTCATTGTAGTACCAGAACATCACCGAGTCGTACGCCGACCAATCGTACAGGGCATTGGAGTCGGGATTCCAGTGTTCCAGCTTCACGTAGCCGCCCCAACTCTCGATGTCGTGCACGCTGTACTCCAGGCGCATGGCCCCCGCGCCCTCTTGCACGGGATTGGGGACGTAACTGACCTTCAGCCAGCACTTGGCTGAGTCGGCGTGTTCGCTTGTCTGGTAGTGCTGCCCTCCGTGGTTGGGGAAGTAGGCCCAATAGTTAGTGTCGGCAGGCGCGGCGTCAAAGTTGTTAATCGTGTACTCCTGTGCAACCAGAAGGACGGGCGCCACCAGAAATGCCGCCACGAGCACGACTGTCTTCATAGGACAGACCTCCTGTTTTGTTGACAACACGGTGACAAGACCATATTGCTCCGCGTCAACGAAAGCTCTTCTGCTCACCTCCTTTCCTATCTTTTGCTCTGCCTCCCTTCAGCACTCTTGGGTTGCCGCTCTCACCTCCTTTCAATCCCCGCTTCAGACAAACCTCAGGTTGTCCTACCATCACTGCACTTCACTGAAAGTACACCCGCAACGTATCGTAAATCGCCCTCGCAGTCAAGGAGTCGATATCGTTGGGCCTCCTGCTCACGCGAAAAATGCCGTACCACTCCTCATTGGAGAAGCCATCTGGATGGGCGGAGGTGGAATATCCGCCCAGATCGTGTGACCATGGGTCGCCGGCCTTCCACCACTCGTCGGAGTAGGCCATTAACGTCCCTCCGACGCAGATCGGGGAGCGCCTCATTTCTAACCACCTGTTGCGAGCAAAAATGGCCTGCGTCTCCTCGTACTCGCACCGATTCCGATTGTCATAGGCGTCGATGCCGTATTCTGACACCCACAGGGGCTTAGCGGAAAAGGCCGAGTACGCCACAAACGTCGGTCTAAAGCCTTCGCGGTCAGGCTTGTACAGGTTCATCCCCCACAGGTCAAGATAGGGCAGATCGCTGTCGCGGGCGAGGTAGTCAGCTAATCCGATGCGCGTGCGGTCGCCGTTGGGAGTGGCCACCGGGTGGAAGCGCTCTCCTTCTTCCAGGAAAGCTGTCACCGCCAGGTCCTCGACGAGCGCGTACCACGCCCAGTTGTCGCCGTTAGTCAGGTTCTGCTCGTTACCCACTGACCAGAACAGGAGCGCCGGGTGGTCCTTGATCTCCTGCACGTACTGTTGGAACTCCTCAATGATTGCCCTACGCTCGCGTGGCGCAAAAAAGTCCGCCTCGGTTGAGACCCAAAAACCGGCCACCACCTTTATGCCGAAGGCCTGAGCCTGGTCGAGGAGCCGTCGGTCCACTTTCCCCCAAGTGCGAAGTGCGTTGCAATGCATCGCCTGGAGAAGAGGCATGTCCCTGGCGAACACGCGCTCCGGATAGATCAGGTCGCCTGTGCTGCCGATGGGCACGGGCGAATAGCCAACCCCTTTGATAAAGAACGGTTCGTAACCGGAATCGCCATCAAAGTCTACCTCCAGGCGACCATTTGCCACGCGCACCGGGCCCTGCGACAGGGGCTTCGGGATCGGGACAATTCGCTGCACAGCCAGAGTACCGGCGTTCACCTCCTCACCCCCTCGTACTTCAAGGTTCAGCGTGTCCGGCGCGTAACCAGGGCGCCACGCCCACATGCGGTATTGTCCAGCCGGAACTCTTTCAAAAAAGATTCTCCCCTGGAGGTCGCTCAAGGCTTCGCACCAGTAATCGAGGCCTTGGATGGTGCCGATCGCCGCCGGGAGCGGATTGCCCGCCTCGGTAATTGTCACTCGCACCCGGCTGACAGCCGGTTCATGGAGGCGCTGGGTGAGTGTCAAGTTATCGATCCAAAGGGTCAACGCCTTTTCCCGCCAGGCGTCGTCTGCCTTGAACTGGATTGCCTGCAGTGTGCGCAGTGCATCTTCAATCCTTTCGCGCTGCCCCCAGCTGGGCTGGGAAAAGTCGCTGCGGAAATCGAAGCTATAGGCCTGCCACTCCCTACCCACTGCCGGAATGCGGGCGTAGAACTCGGCCCAGTCGTCCGAAGTAACGGCCGTCTTCAGAGAAACGATAAGCGGTTGCCCTTCTCCCTTGAGAGCTACTATCATTCCTTCAAAGCCTCGTGCGTCGAATGTCACTTGGTCGGTCTGGCCGAAGAGGAATCGGATCAGGGCAAAAGGGTATTGTACGGATGAACCAAGCACATAGCGAAACTGATACGCGCGCGGGGAGCAATAGCCTCCGCTACTCGGGGGCACAACGGCCCCAGGCGCCGGAATCGTAACGGAGCCCTGGTCTTTGTGCGTCTGCCACCGCCCTTGTGGCGGGTAGACGACTCCTGAGCCGGCATGTTCGGCGTCATCCAGAAGAAGGAAAAAACGCCAGTGTCCGTCCTCTGGCCAGGCCCAGTCGTACCATTGATTGAGGTCGGGCACTGCAAGGACTCCGTCGTGGTCCATGTCCAGGGGATCGCTCGCTGCCACGGGCCCGAACCGCTGCACGAGGGCCAGGGCATCCCACAAGTCAATTTTCCCGTCGGCATTGTTGTCACCCGCCACGAG
It includes:
- a CDS encoding TonB-dependent receptor, with protein sequence MRRVYVALLAVMVAVALSPPLGAQTTGKIVGKVVDATTGVPLPGVNVVVEGTARGAATDENGQFFILNMPPGTYTLRAMMIGYEAVRLQNVHVSVNRTEEVAIRLSPTVLEGKEVVVQAERVVIKKDQTSSIRNVSSELMDILPVENVGAVIGLQAGVVEGHFRGGRLTEVAYLVDGMKVTESFGGSGRHVDLEPTAIADLEVITGTFNAEYGRAMSGVVNAVTKDGGSELHGALSADLANYLTSHKDIFIGLRDEELTRNQDYKAQLSGPVFSDRLTFLADFRYQDNKNHLNGVRRFRPSDYSNFESDNPALWYSEHTGDSAYVPMNRSKNLSLMGKLSWRPSANLKVGLLYTLNRDEWHDYNHAFKYNPDGMAATHRDAHMGALQLNHMLSPRLFYELKLSGVYHDHGWYVFKNPLDKRYVHDKFL
- a CDS encoding T9SS type A sorting domain-containing protein → MKTVVLVAAFLVAPVLLVAQEYTINNFDAAPADTNYWAYFPNHGGQHYQTSEHADSAKCWLKVSYVPNPVQEGAGAMRLEYSVHDIESWGGYVKLEHWNPDSNALYDWSAYDSVMFWYYNEVPQSLPGRVHLRFNLHDVSDSPNGVKTYNVMESEYYYSFHYVLDNAPGWHRIAMPLLDGRFDPNLDEWGGGAFNRTGWAGIQGNDILDLDKIKGFSFEFSISGSGAGDVCTGTVVLDHLALFSPTRVEIIFFNGRDVPSNVTLWGGWSGTGSAEVTDVEASTPGTRSILWRTPTADWAIGDGMGLFLSSPKNLQASWRTDSLQFKIKANAGLGQLEVVLFDPDEDGWGVEPDIEYNAIYLLEEAAVGYDGTWKQVKIALKDFNRFAGGWNPSINQWQGGEMDCTKVAGLKINIKQASGLGKEVYLDDIWTGHPAIDITAPAAPTNVRGVAGTYYNLVVWQDVPGEKDETYTVYASLQPIVPGNLTGVDVVATKVPENTQAVTHWLYHPLVDKELTYYYAVECKDAAGNVSALGLSGPATNTAQGIATISLQPPANFAADGDLGEWDASGIMPFVITPETHHVPVGDVKNAADLTGTVYIAVDDSFLYVAADVVDDSYFYGPGNWWDQDAFQLFIGLYDQRGLAHSAIKRGAEPDYIIYFVQDRLHLDYSGGGTLYTPEHENYYFSDLGGRDYVIEAKIPLDALPVQNDVRFHPVRGMRIPIDLYFHDNDGGTWQGNLGLSPVSTDHQWQNPQEWTYTWIGDTMFVRTEVAPEPKAPTVVAYELHQNYPNPFNPSTAITFTLQKPGLVKLELYNPLGQKVRTVVEEQMAEGTHTVRVNAEGLASGVYIYRLQAGDFVQAKKMVLMR